The Staphylothermus marinus F1 genome has a segment encoding these proteins:
- a CDS encoding hydrogenase subunit MbhD domain-containing protein — MIKEFTLAFLMLVSIASVIAAYLAIKERDMVRAIVYSAIQSAMYALIFYILMAPDIVLVYVPVSVGLTPAILLFVTKKTERYDGD, encoded by the coding sequence ATGATTAAAGAATTTACTCTAGCTTTCCTAATGCTGGTAAGTATTGCTAGTGTAATAGCTGCTTATCTAGCTATTAAAGAAAGAGATATGGTTAGAGCAATTGTTTACTCCGCGATTCAAAGTGCGATGTATGCATTAATATTTTATATTCTAATGGCTCCAGACATTGTATTAGTCTATGTTCCGGTCTCAGTCGGTCTAACACCTGCTATCTTATTGTTTGTTACGAAGAAAACTGAGAGATATGATGGTGACTGA
- a CDS encoding MFS transporter — MNKTFDKILALSMLAWMSVAANLGNVGFIINGLINELQITDPGLKGLLGSSSLFGMLIGAFISGFLGDNIGRKKTAIIFAVLHGISGVIAVLVINPLWFITWRILAGIGLGGILPVLASLVSEYSLPSSRGKRVSLLESSWALGWLIPITIAYLYLGIMGWRVYGLITSIIALILSLSVLFLEESPRYLLSIGRKDEAQRLIEKYNIKLSKHIGMKTNLIAGVKLLFSKDLWKTTIGLWIIWFTITMGYYGLFIWYPRLLSTHGAEIGFEALANYLKTKRLEYLLIITLAQIPGYYSAVLLVDRIGRKKLLGTYLVLTGLSAFILAYARTIDQFLTAGIALSFFDLGAWAALYTYTPEQYPTSIRVLGTGWASTIGRLGGILGPYIVPFLGSWQSIFIFFATIHFIGALGVLTGKELARKEMIE; from the coding sequence ATGAATAAAACATTTGATAAAATACTAGCTTTATCTATGCTAGCATGGATGAGTGTTGCTGCTAACCTAGGTAATGTAGGATTCATAATTAATGGTTTAATAAACGAGTTACAAATCACTGATCCAGGATTGAAGGGTCTTCTCGGCTCTAGTAGTTTATTTGGGATGCTTATAGGAGCATTTATCAGCGGATTCCTCGGTGATAATATAGGGAGAAAGAAGACAGCTATAATTTTCGCAGTACTACATGGAATATCAGGTGTTATAGCTGTTTTAGTTATTAATCCATTATGGTTTATAACATGGCGTATTCTAGCCGGCATAGGATTAGGCGGAATACTGCCTGTATTAGCTAGTCTTGTATCAGAATATAGTTTACCGAGCAGTAGAGGTAAAAGAGTAAGCCTACTCGAGAGTAGCTGGGCTTTAGGATGGCTCATACCCATCACCATAGCATATCTTTACCTAGGCATTATGGGGTGGCGGGTTTATGGATTAATTACCAGCATAATTGCATTAATTCTTTCACTTTCAGTCTTATTCTTAGAAGAAAGCCCACGATACCTTCTATCAATAGGGAGAAAAGATGAAGCCCAAAGATTAATTGAAAAATATAATATTAAACTATCGAAGCACATTGGTATGAAAACAAACCTCATAGCCGGAGTTAAGTTGTTATTCAGCAAGGATCTTTGGAAAACCACTATAGGTTTATGGATTATATGGTTTACAATTACAATGGGATATTATGGATTATTCATATGGTATCCAAGACTCCTATCAACACATGGAGCCGAGATCGGCTTTGAAGCATTAGCTAACTACTTAAAGACTAAAAGACTAGAATACTTATTGATCATAACACTTGCACAAATACCTGGATACTATAGTGCTGTACTATTAGTTGATCGTATAGGCCGTAAAAAACTTCTTGGAACATATCTCGTACTAACAGGTTTATCAGCATTTATACTAGCGTATGCTAGAACCATAGACCAGTTCTTAACGGCGGGAATAGCATTAAGCTTCTTTGATCTAGGGGCTTGGGCGGCATTATATACGTATACACCTGAACAGTATCCAACCAGTATTAGAGTATTAGGAACCGGTTGGGCATCAACTATTGGTAGACTAGGCGGAATACTTGGCCCATATATAGTTCCCTTCCTAGGATCTTGGCAATCAATATTCATATTCTTCGCAACAATACATTTCATTGGAGCACTAGGTGTTCTAACAGGTAAAGAACTGGCAAGAAAAGAAATGATTGAATGA
- a CDS encoding anaerobic ribonucleoside-triphosphate reductase activating protein codes for MSITTEQFSEIKHRNIYLIGSGWKPISMIDVYNSVTFTLWLCGCNLKCPFCHNWMLAINHPSTCRYLDINKLIEELESARILIDYLHVTGGEPLIQYRELEKILSLAKNNIGVNISINTNFTLYKPLKHLIDSGIVDHLATDLKIPYDLLYGHSKEVADTLWKLFIKSLALVSEYNVPLELRIPVMKNINIKIFRKYLAEALDKLDKHNNYYVIIQPLLGPPITNPRNPEWCRKYCDPDKHTLYLIKNELENMGIQRLIVRETLSFG; via the coding sequence TTGTCTATAACTACTGAACAGTTCTCAGAGATTAAACATAGAAATATCTATTTGATCGGTAGTGGTTGGAAACCTATTAGCATGATAGACGTATACAACTCTGTAACATTCACATTATGGCTGTGTGGCTGTAATCTAAAATGTCCTTTCTGCCATAACTGGATGCTAGCCATAAATCATCCAAGTACATGTCGTTACCTAGATATTAATAAGCTAATCGAAGAACTAGAGTCTGCTAGAATATTAATAGATTACCTACATGTAACTGGGGGAGAACCGCTTATACAGTACCGTGAATTAGAAAAGATATTATCGCTGGCAAAGAATAATATCGGAGTCAATATTAGTATAAACACGAATTTCACATTATATAAACCATTAAAACACTTGATAGATTCAGGCATAGTTGATCATTTAGCAACTGATCTAAAGATACCATATGATCTTCTCTATGGACATAGTAAAGAAGTAGCTGATACCCTGTGGAAACTATTCATTAAATCATTAGCACTTGTATCTGAATATAATGTTCCACTAGAACTTAGAATACCTGTTATGAAAAACATTAATATTAAAATATTCAGAAAATACCTAGCTGAAGCTCTCGATAAACTCGATAAACACAATAACTACTATGTTATTATTCAGCCATTACTGGGTCCACCCATAACAAATCCTAGAAATCCGGAATGGTGCAGAAAATACTGTGATCCAGATAAGCATACACTTTATCTTATTAAGAACGAACTAGAAAATATGGGTATACAAAGACTTATCGTACGTGAAACATTAAGTTTTGGGTGA
- a CDS encoding proton-conducting transporter membrane subunit, whose amino-acid sequence MTAMPETSLGIIPLLLTISAFVIPLLTLIIKKRIFYHIYAFIFGFLALIYTILNFNLVNIVYRKPIAYNFGGWIAPIGIIYIVDGLGSLLGLLVAIDMLIVIIYSWWYMRSEEGVEWYYTLLLLLEAAMIGIVYTGDIFNLFVMIELLAISAYGLVAFHRDRREAIEAAVKYSLIGATATTMFFLAIVFIYGTYGTVNMADLAVKSRSAWICAEAENVCKFFSIMSGNSYGNPILATAIAIAFALWAFTFKAAIFPNHFWLPDAHPEAPTPVSAALSGLVVKMGAYATVRIMYTVFGINSLIDVPSPSGVSLRDTLMFIIMLLGAISAIIGSLVMVIQNDVKRILAYSTIAHLGMIFMGIGAGLRGLNTTVLSLVIVAVTLHIINHSFGKTLAFLSSGIFIKATGTRNILQMRGVGRLTPITSTALIISLLHLLGVPPFGGFFSKLLLFNALMMSGQLVFALILILSTAISMLGYMRIIVNLIIPPRPSRLIGKVKENPISSFTLIVLVLIILGLGVWCLLGGIDYIEEIVGSTSTVKGILEYITSPLLR is encoded by the coding sequence ATGACTGCTATGCCTGAGACAAGCCTTGGAATAATCCCTCTTTTGTTGACAATATCAGCCTTTGTTATACCCTTGCTTACACTAATAATTAAGAAGAGAATATTTTATCACATCTATGCGTTTATATTCGGGTTTCTGGCTTTGATCTATACTATTCTTAATTTTAATCTTGTAAACATTGTGTATAGAAAACCAATAGCATATAATTTCGGTGGATGGATCGCACCTATAGGAATAATATACATTGTAGATGGACTCGGCAGTTTGCTTGGCTTATTAGTCGCTATTGATATGCTAATAGTTATCATCTATAGCTGGTGGTATATGCGGAGTGAAGAGGGCGTAGAATGGTACTATACATTGCTTCTCCTATTGGAAGCTGCTATGATAGGAATAGTTTATACGGGTGATATATTCAATTTATTCGTAATGATTGAATTATTAGCTATTAGTGCTTATGGACTCGTGGCCTTTCATAGAGATCGTAGAGAAGCCATTGAAGCAGCCGTTAAGTATAGTTTAATAGGTGCTACAGCCACAACAATGTTTTTCCTAGCAATAGTGTTCATTTATGGCACATATGGAACTGTTAACATGGCTGATCTTGCGGTAAAATCTAGATCTGCATGGATATGTGCTGAAGCAGAAAATGTATGTAAATTCTTCAGCATAATGAGTGGAAATAGTTACGGCAATCCAATACTGGCTACTGCTATTGCCATAGCATTTGCGTTATGGGCTTTCACTTTTAAAGCAGCGATCTTTCCTAATCATTTCTGGTTACCAGATGCTCATCCCGAGGCACCTACGCCTGTGTCGGCGGCGCTTTCAGGACTTGTTGTTAAAATGGGTGCATATGCTACTGTGAGGATAATGTATACGGTTTTCGGGATTAATTCATTAATAGATGTGCCTTCTCCTTCTGGCGTAAGTTTGAGGGATACACTAATGTTTATAATAATGTTGCTTGGAGCGATCTCAGCGATCATTGGTAGTCTGGTTATGGTAATACAGAACGATGTTAAAAGAATACTTGCGTACTCTACAATAGCTCACTTAGGAATGATATTTATGGGTATAGGTGCAGGTTTAAGAGGCTTAAATACTACTGTTCTCTCGCTTGTTATCGTTGCCGTAACTCTACACATAATTAATCATAGCTTCGGAAAAACATTGGCTTTTCTATCAAGCGGTATATTCATAAAGGCCACTGGAACACGTAATATTCTTCAAATGCGTGGAGTAGGAAGATTAACACCTATAACATCGACAGCATTGATTATATCATTACTTCACTTATTAGGTGTACCGCCTTTCGGAGGTTTCTTTAGTAAACTGTTATTATTTAATGCTTTAATGATGTCTGGACAACTGGTGTTTGCATTAATACTAATATTATCAACAGCTATAAGCATGTTGGGATACATGAGAATAATAGTCAATTTAATAATACCGCCGCGTCCTTCAAGGCTTATAGGAAAAGTTAAGGAAAACCCTATATCATCATTTACGCTTATAGTACTGGTTTTAATAATATTAGGATTAGGAGTATGGTGCTTGCTGGGGGGAATAGATTATATTGAAGAAATTGTTGGTTCAACAAGTACAGTTAAGGGGATCTTAGAATATATTACTTCTCCTCTGTTGAGGTAG
- a CDS encoding zinc-dependent alcohol dehydrogenase family protein — MKAMVLYEPKPVEKNPLKLSDVDIRDPRGDEVLLEISCCGVCRTDLHIVEGELKPIKLPLIPGHQVVARVKEVGENVDNVSKGMRVGVPWLYWACGKCKYCRRGLENLCDHALFTGYSVDGGYAEYMIAKKDFVHPLPNTHDDCKAAPLLCAGAVGYRALRLTGLVDKRDGILGLFGFGASAHLILQAAKALGLTVYVFTHSPWKIEYAYKLGADWAGDTKETPPNKLDAAIVFAPVSWVFIEALKKLDKGGRVVLGEIYMSPIEKLDYKLLWLEREVKTTANVTRRDVREFLDIASKYRIYPDITIYKLEEANKALQDLKHGKIKGQAVLKIK; from the coding sequence TTGAAAGCCATGGTTCTCTACGAGCCTAAACCTGTAGAGAAGAATCCATTAAAGCTTAGTGATGTTGATATAAGGGATCCGCGTGGAGACGAAGTATTATTAGAGATATCATGTTGTGGAGTTTGTAGGACTGATCTACATATTGTTGAGGGGGAACTCAAGCCCATTAAATTACCTCTCATACCTGGTCATCAAGTAGTGGCTCGGGTAAAAGAGGTTGGGGAAAATGTTGATAATGTAAGTAAAGGTATGAGAGTAGGAGTTCCATGGCTTTACTGGGCATGTGGGAAATGCAAGTATTGTAGGAGAGGGTTAGAAAACCTATGTGATCATGCATTATTTACTGGATACAGCGTTGATGGAGGATACGCTGAATACATGATCGCTAAGAAAGACTTTGTACATCCACTTCCAAATACTCATGACGATTGTAAAGCCGCTCCTCTACTATGCGCTGGTGCTGTTGGGTATAGAGCTCTACGCTTAACTGGGCTAGTAGATAAGAGAGATGGTATACTAGGCTTATTCGGGTTTGGTGCGTCAGCACATCTAATTCTCCAAGCTGCAAAAGCACTTGGTTTAACTGTTTATGTATTCACACATAGTCCATGGAAGATAGAGTACGCATATAAGCTCGGAGCAGATTGGGCTGGAGATACAAAAGAAACACCACCTAACAAATTGGATGCAGCAATAGTGTTCGCACCCGTATCATGGGTCTTTATCGAAGCATTGAAAAAACTAGATAAGGGCGGAAGAGTTGTTTTAGGAGAAATCTATATGTCGCCAATTGAGAAACTTGATTATAAACTATTATGGTTAGAGAGAGAAGTAAAAACAACAGCTAACGTTACACGTAGAGATGTCCGGGAATTTCTAGATATAGCGTCAAAGTACAGAATATATCCTGATATAACGATTTATAAATTGGAAGAAGCCAACAAGGCGTTACAAGACCTTAAACATGGAAAGATCAAGGGCCAAGCTGTTTTGAAGATAAAATAA
- a CDS encoding MnhB domain-containing protein, giving the protein MKTSDIFVIISIIVFIFSLAYITSLGGLGELPPINIRQLAKVYLSSTYNPYNITNTSSGYESVTAIVWDFRGLDTFFETAVFYGAVIASIAIYRGVKIEGAGKAYGMSPIAKTVTRISLVLIPTVASSIALHGHLTPGGGFQAGSVATVIVILVIMVFGYRALTSKGLTKSRVLLLRSVGLLGIGITTIALLLVAMILGLNAYIFQNQPKLDTPLAYPMWIDNMLVGGSLLLFNIFEYIAVTAGFTLVLLLLSVEEEKVLEVLK; this is encoded by the coding sequence ATGAAAACATCAGATATTTTCGTGATTATTTCTATTATTGTATTCATATTCAGCTTAGCATACATAACTAGTCTTGGTGGTTTAGGAGAGCTGCCACCAATAAATATAAGGCAGCTTGCAAAAGTGTACTTATCCTCAACATATAATCCCTATAATATTACTAATACTAGCAGTGGTTATGAAAGTGTAACTGCTATAGTATGGGATTTCCGTGGTTTAGACACTTTCTTCGAAACAGCGGTATTCTATGGCGCCGTAATAGCATCTATAGCGATCTATAGGGGAGTTAAAATAGAGGGTGCTGGTAAAGCTTATGGTATGAGCCCAATAGCCAAAACAGTTACTAGAATAAGCCTAGTATTGATCCCTACTGTTGCTTCTTCTATAGCGTTACACGGACATTTAACGCCGGGTGGAGGTTTTCAGGCTGGAAGTGTAGCTACAGTGATAGTTATTCTCGTAATCATGGTGTTTGGTTATAGGGCATTAACGAGTAAGGGGTTAACTAAGTCTAGAGTTTTATTGTTAAGAAGCGTTGGATTATTAGGTATAGGTATAACGACCATTGCATTATTATTAGTAGCAATGATCCTTGGCTTAAATGCATATATTTTCCAAAACCAGCCTAAGCTGGACACTCCATTAGCGTATCCTATGTGGATAGATAACATGTTGGTTGGAGGCAGTCTATTATTATTTAATATTTTTGAATATATTGCTGTCACAGCTGGTTTCACATTAGTGCTCCTACTTCTAAGTGTTGAAGAAGAAAAGGTTTTAGAGGTGTTGAAATAG
- the mnhG gene encoding monovalent cation/H(+) antiporter subunit G: protein MFEELLVYFGEILVVIGVFCDLAASIGMIRFPNFYTRMHAATVGTIGGAVVPLIGVAFIALGSTWLGVYRFFLSGASFVAALLIMILAPVGTHVLAQAAHHAGLAPKQPINFDHLEEDLKYELEDKKE from the coding sequence GTGTTTGAAGAGTTATTGGTATATTTTGGAGAAATACTCGTAGTTATAGGTGTATTCTGTGATTTAGCAGCATCTATAGGCATGATTAGATTTCCAAACTTTTATACACGTATGCATGCAGCTACAGTTGGTACAATTGGTGGAGCAGTTGTTCCGTTGATCGGCGTAGCATTCATTGCATTGGGATCTACATGGCTGGGCGTATATAGGTTTTTCTTGTCCGGTGCAAGTTTCGTAGCGGCACTACTAATAATGATATTAGCTCCCGTTGGTACGCATGTCCTTGCTCAAGCTGCTCATCATGCGGGATTAGCTCCTAAACAGCCAATAAATTTTGATCATTTAGAAGAAGATCTAAAATATGAATTGGAGGATAAGAAAGAATGA
- the thyX gene encoding FAD-dependent thymidylate synthase, with protein sequence MLEETLANHRILSKIKPSVKLFNYIGDAPRIIASAGKQTLSPKEFSEIYGKMNKDKTMKWITELIRRGHGSPLEHSIYIFEITCSRVASHQLVRHRIASYTQLSQRYNDKYLRNMIMLAATKLGYENIEKNNIGEYMKILEETIDSSLSFWDMLEIIGEAFIVPPKIVKSNNREFLKQLLRSVKTYYSLINNGISYEDARFILPQAVKTRILVSMNARELLESFLPLRMCSHAQWEIRYIAWQLWRQLVKIHPEIFSYAGPRCVYMENRVRQQPCKLDEYINGKCEFIITRCPELVPREGIRKCINYASKDLWNSMGDEIIDT encoded by the coding sequence ATGCTTGAAGAAACATTAGCAAACCATAGAATTTTATCAAAGATTAAGCCTAGTGTTAAATTATTTAATTATATAGGGGATGCCCCTAGAATAATCGCTTCAGCAGGTAAACAAACATTATCACCGAAGGAATTCAGCGAAATATATGGGAAAATGAATAAAGATAAGACAATGAAGTGGATCACTGAACTAATAAGAAGAGGACATGGTTCACCGCTTGAACATAGTATTTACATATTCGAAATAACATGTAGTCGTGTAGCTAGTCATCAACTCGTGAGACACCGAATAGCCAGCTATACACAGTTAAGCCAGAGATATAATGATAAATATTTGAGAAACATGATCATGCTTGCAGCAACTAAGCTTGGCTATGAAAATATAGAGAAAAACAATATAGGCGAATACATGAAGATATTAGAGGAGACCATAGATTCGAGTCTAAGCTTTTGGGACATGTTAGAAATTATTGGTGAAGCCTTCATTGTACCGCCGAAGATAGTGAAATCGAATAATAGAGAATTTCTCAAACAACTGCTAAGAAGCGTTAAGACATATTATTCATTAATAAATAATGGCATATCTTATGAAGACGCTCGCTTCATACTTCCCCAAGCAGTTAAGACACGTATACTTGTATCTATGAATGCAAGAGAACTCCTAGAAAGCTTTTTGCCTCTGAGAATGTGTAGTCATGCTCAGTGGGAGATTAGATACATAGCTTGGCAGTTATGGAGACAACTTGTAAAAATACATCCCGAAATATTCAGTTATGCTGGCCCCCGATGCGTATATATGGAAAACAGAGTTAGACAACAACCCTGCAAACTAGACGAATATATTAATGGGAAATGTGAATTCATCATAACTAGATGCCCAGAACTAGTACCTAGAGAAGGTATAAGAAAATGCATTAATTATGCATCTAAAGATTTATGGAATAGTATGGGTGATGAAATAATTGATACTTAG
- a CDS encoding Na+/H+ antiporter subunit E: MYELKRSIPAIIVSFIIYIIFTGSISLYDVLTGIMVAVIIGLLTGVFIVENPGKALSIRRALYMLKYIIWYFLVAETKAHLDVIKRALSPKPYLNPGIIRIPYNVSTDYAMTLIANSITNTPGTVVVDINQDKKLFYVHWIDTKTRDPIKAWKIISSKFESYAQKIFD; the protein is encoded by the coding sequence ATGTATGAATTAAAAAGATCTATCCCAGCTATCATTGTTTCCTTCATTATCTATATAATTTTTACTGGAAGCATAAGCTTATATGATGTTTTGACGGGAATAATGGTTGCTGTAATAATAGGTTTACTTACTGGTGTATTTATTGTTGAAAACCCAGGTAAAGCATTAAGCATTAGAAGAGCATTATATATGTTAAAATATATTATTTGGTATTTCCTAGTCGCCGAGACTAAAGCACATTTAGATGTAATTAAAAGAGCCCTCAGCCCTAAACCATACCTAAACCCCGGAATAATTAGAATACCATATAATGTTTCAACAGATTATGCTATGACACTCATTGCAAACTCTATAACTAATACCCCGGGTACAGTGGTTGTCGATATAAACCAAGATAAGAAACTGTTCTATGTACACTGGATAGATACGAAGACTCGTGATCCCATTAAGGCATGGAAAATAATTAGTTCTAAGTTTGAGAGCTATGCGCAGAAAATATTTGATTAA
- a CDS encoding sodium:proton antiporter, translating to METTLFISSVIVICLYVNLGIALYGIFARPSLVKKLLAITILSDTANAFAILVGYRWPKNGTPQPPVLMNKTPYNESIKYYIEHSVDPLPQALVLTAIVIGLAVTLFIAFIIIQYYRLHGTVDVRKAKGLRR from the coding sequence GTGGAGACAACATTGTTTATTTCAAGTGTTATTGTTATTTGTCTCTATGTAAACTTAGGTATTGCTTTATATGGGATATTTGCAAGGCCAAGCTTAGTGAAGAAATTACTAGCCATAACGATATTGTCAGACACAGCTAATGCTTTTGCAATACTAGTTGGTTATAGATGGCCTAAGAATGGAACACCTCAACCCCCTGTTCTCATGAATAAAACACCATATAATGAATCTATTAAATATTATATTGAGCACTCTGTTGATCCATTACCTCAAGCATTAGTCTTAACCGCGATTGTTATAGGATTAGCAGTTACTCTGTTCATAGCATTCATAATCATACAATATTATAGGCTTCATGGTACAGTCGATGTTAGAAAAGCTAAGGGGCTGAGAAGGTGA
- the sfsA gene encoding DNA/RNA nuclease SfsA, whose translation MIIFNDLDHIPCQILRRINRFVVEVNINNRIEKVHINNTGRLREFLVNGQVGYCRRIKGKKLKYRLFAVKNKEYASLIDTNLQEKSFIKLLNDNHIPWLKNCVLVARNVHLNNSLIDFLVKCNNQYVYTELKSAVLRYQQIYAAYPDCPTIRGRKQIRELIKHVEEGGKSLIVFMAALPHVKGFKPYKHGDQVIAELLREAREKGVLIKAINIYYDPINRSIVLANPDLPVILD comes from the coding sequence ATGATTATTTTTAACGATTTAGATCATATCCCTTGTCAGATATTAAGGCGAATTAATAGGTTTGTAGTTGAAGTCAATATTAATAATAGAATTGAGAAAGTACATATTAATAATACTGGTAGACTGAGAGAGTTCCTTGTAAATGGTCAGGTAGGGTATTGTCGAAGAATAAAGGGTAAAAAGCTAAAGTATAGATTATTCGCAGTAAAAAATAAAGAATATGCTTCACTAATAGATACTAATCTCCAAGAAAAAAGCTTTATCAAACTACTTAACGACAATCATATTCCATGGCTTAAAAACTGTGTATTAGTAGCTCGAAACGTTCACTTAAATAACTCTCTAATAGATTTCCTTGTAAAATGTAATAATCAATACGTATATACAGAGCTGAAGAGCGCTGTTCTTAGATATCAGCAAATATATGCTGCATATCCAGATTGTCCAACTATTAGGGGTAGAAAACAAATTAGAGAATTAATAAAACATGTTGAAGAGGGTGGTAAATCATTAATAGTTTTTATGGCAGCTCTACCCCATGTTAAAGGGTTCAAACCATATAAACATGGTGACCAAGTTATTGCCGAATTACTGCGTGAGGCTAGAGAGAAAGGAGTATTAATTAAAGCTATAAACATATATTATGACCCAATTAATAGAAGCATTGTCCTCGCAAACCCTGATCTCCCAGTAATACTAGACTGA
- a CDS encoding ferritin family protein, whose protein sequence is MLSKNPLDIIPKNTKFTREQVAQAIRYAIIAELDAINLYLQLAEKIEDENIRKVFIDIAREEKTHLGEFLTLLKALDPEQVKELRAGREEVVELTGMEIPNNNYD, encoded by the coding sequence TTGTTATCGAAGAATCCATTGGATATAATACCTAAGAATACTAAATTCACTCGCGAACAAGTAGCACAAGCAATAAGATATGCAATAATTGCTGAACTAGACGCTATTAATTTATATCTACAACTAGCTGAGAAAATAGAAGACGAAAATATTAGAAAAGTATTCATTGATATTGCTCGAGAAGAAAAGACTCATCTAGGCGAGTTTCTCACACTTCTAAAAGCTCTGGATCCGGAGCAAGTAAAAGAATTACGTGCAGGACGCGAAGAAGTAGTTGAGTTAACTGGGATGGAAATACCTAATAACAATTATGATTAA
- the dcd gene encoding dCTP deaminase: MILSDWDIRVYLEKKLLVINPLFPDTIRENGVDLRFGYQFCRFKKDQNIIVDTARDPVDKTLVCEETDENNGIIINPLEHVLATTLEWVEMPNDLIGFVNLRSTFARYSLYIPPTIIDAGFKGNITIELIGGSIPVKVYPKQRFLHVIFARTSSPVYRPYSGKYQKQRGVTPPKPD, from the coding sequence TTGATACTTAGTGATTGGGATATACGAGTTTATCTTGAAAAGAAACTATTAGTAATTAATCCATTATTTCCCGATACTATACGTGAAAACGGTGTTGATCTAAGGTTCGGATATCAATTTTGTAGGTTTAAGAAAGACCAAAACATAATAGTAGATACAGCAAGAGATCCTGTAGATAAAACATTGGTTTGTGAAGAAACAGATGAAAATAATGGCATAATAATAAATCCTTTAGAACACGTATTAGCTACTACTCTTGAATGGGTTGAAATGCCTAATGATCTAATTGGCTTCGTTAATTTAAGAAGTACATTTGCCAGATACTCACTATATATACCGCCTACCATAATTGATGCTGGATTTAAAGGAAATATCACCATTGAATTAATAGGTGGAAGTATACCTGTAAAAGTATATCCAAAACAGAGATTCCTTCACGTAATTTTTGCTAGAACAAGTAGTCCAGTATATAGACCATATAGCGGAAAATACCAAAAGCAGAGAGGTGTTACTCCTCCGAAACCCGACTAA
- a CDS encoding monovalent cation/H+ antiporter complex subunit F, with the protein MSLEHQVTLFILFVFPFYLLAFTLYIIRAIRGPSIPDTVLAIDALSFDIAAFLALLSIIYRSPILIACTIVLALWVYALDIYVSKYFTHKEMGE; encoded by the coding sequence TTGAGCTTAGAACATCAAGTAACCTTGTTTATATTGTTCGTCTTTCCATTCTATTTATTGGCTTTTACATTATATATTATCAGGGCTATTCGCGGACCTAGTATTCCCGATACAGTACTAGCTATTGACGCATTATCTTTTGATATTGCAGCTTTCCTCGCTTTATTATCTATAATATATCGTTCACCAATATTGATAGCTTGCACAATAGTTCTTGCATTATGGGTTTACGCCTTAGATATATATGTTTCAAAATACTTTACACATAAGGAAATGGGTGAATAG